The Vicinamibacteria bacterium genome segment AGCCCGACCGGAGTGCCTTGCCGTAGCCCAGGTTCGACGGATGGGATACGAGGGTCAGGTGACCGTCGAGCTCCTCCGCCAGTTTCGCGAGGATTCGGGAGGTCTCGTCCCGGCTCCCATCGTCGACGACGACGAGCTCGTAATCAGATACGAGGGGCGCCACGGCCTCCGCCGCACTAAGTACCGCCCGCTCGATGTTGGCTTCCTCATTGAACGCGGGAAGGACGACGGAGAGAGACGAGTCCACGACATTCATGGGGCGAGGCATCTTAACCCCGGAACGGCAAAAGTCCAAATCATCCCGGGCCGGCGAATCGGGGCCGAATGGATCCGAGCCGCAGGAGGGCGGAGTGCCCGGAATGCGCCGCTATTTGGCTGCGGCTTTGGCGGGCTTGTCCTTCTTCGATGCCTTCTCGTCTTTCTTGGGCTTGGAGGTCGACTCTTCGGCTTCACTGGCCTTGGAATCACCAGAGGCCTTGTTGGTACGGGCATAGTCCGTCACGTACCAGCCCGAGCCCTTGAACTGGATTGCTGGAGAGGAAACGAGTCGTTCCGCCTTACCCTTGCACTTGACGCACCGGTTCAGCGGTGGGTCGCTTACTTTCTGGATGGATTCGAACCGGTGCCCGCACTTCTTGCACTCATACTCGTAGATAGGCACGAACCCAGTTAAGCAAAAACGGCCTGCTCCGTCAACAAAACCTACGTGAACGAGCTCTTCGTAGGAAGGCCGAGGCCGTGATCTTCTTCGAATGAGTCCTACCAGAGCTTCAGCATCTTCAGCATCAAGACGATCTGGCCGAGGTGATAGGCATTGTGGTCGG includes the following:
- a CDS encoding FmdB family zinc ribbon protein, whose protein sequence is MPIYEYECKKCGHRFESIQKVSDPPLNRCVKCKGKAERLVSSPAIQFKGSGWYVTDYARTNKASGDSKASEAEESTSKPKKDEKASKKDKPAKAAAK